From one Nothobranchius furzeri strain GRZ-AD chromosome 2, NfurGRZ-RIMD1, whole genome shotgun sequence genomic stretch:
- the LOC107372471 gene encoding zinc finger protein 271-like, with protein MEPLNMKQEEEEQLDEIKTDATNISFSAVSHQVKEEGREVLLSQFDQNQPKDGDLPTSSTTDQMKAESGREDCGGAETTRNPDLNLYEYDSNSSETEVSNDEDDDQDGNDSDCQLKLLSDSEPNTKDDNKDWKESRSSKSHVKAVKSFSCPECGEQFLHERSLQKHMRVTSHSGLKSSSCCVDKKRVRVKQNVDSSRKVQTKLKSFSCDDCGKSFSCISYLNIHIRIHTGQKPFACELCGQRFSVKSYLNKHMRIHTGQKPFACELCGQRFSVKSSLDRHTSVHTVQKPFACELCGQRFSVKSYLNKHMRIHTGQKPFACELCGQRFGVKSSLDGHMSVHTGQKPFACELCGQRFSVKSSVDRHRSVHTGQKPFACELCGQRFSQKTHLIRHMKVHTGQKPFACELCGQRFTQKGNLDTHMRVHTGQKSFACELCGQRFSLKSSLDRHTSVHTGQKPFACELCGQRFSVKSSLDRHTSVHTGQKPFACELCGQRFSRKTRLICHMRVHTGQKPFACELCGQRFTQKGNLDTHMRVHTGQKSFACELCGQRFSLKSSLDRHTSVHTGQKPFACELCGQRFSVKSSLDRHTSVHTGQKPFACELCGQRFSRKTRLICHMRVHTGQKPFACELCGQRFTQKGNLDRHTSVHTGQKPFACELCGQRFSRKTHLICHMRVHTGQKPFACELCGQRFTQKSSLDTHIRVHTGQKPFACELCGQRFSHKTSLNFHMRVHTGQN; from the coding sequence ATGGAGCCCCTCAACATgaagcaggaagaggaggagcagcttgatgagatcaaaactgatgccaccaacatttcattctctgcagtttctcatcaggttaaggaagaaggaagagaagttctgttgtcacagtttgatcagaaccaacctaaagacggagatcttccaaccagcagcaccactgaccagatgaaagcagaaagtggtagagaggactgtggaggagcagaaactaccaggaatccagatctaaatctttatgaatatgattctaactcttcagagactgaagtcagcaatgatgaagatgatgaccagGATGGCAACGATTCTGACTGTCAGCTGAAACTCTTGTCAGATTCTGAGCCAAACACCAAAGATGATAACAAAGACTGGAAGGAGAGCAGGTCTTCTAAATCACATGTTAAGGCTGTCAAATCTTTCAGCTGCCCAGAGTGTGGTGAACAGTTTCTCCATGagcggtctctccagaaacacatgagagtgacaagtcattcaggaCTGAAGTCTTCAAGCTGTTGTGTTGATAAGAAacgtgttagagtgaagcaaaatGTAGACTCTAGCAGGAAAGTTCAGacaaaactaaaatcatttagttgtgacgactgtggaaaaagtttcagctgcatatcatatttaaacattcacattagaattcacactggacagaagccttttgcttgtgagctctgtggacaaagatttagtgtaaagtcCTATTTAAACAAgcacatgagaattcacacagggcagaagccttttgcttgtgagctctgtggacaaagatttagtgtaaagtcaagtTTAGACAGACACACGAGTGTCCACACagtacagaagccttttgcttgtgagctctgtggacaaagatttagtgtaaagtcatatttaaacaaacacatgagaattcacacaggacagaagccttttgcttgtgagctctgtggacaaagatttggtgtaaagtcaagtttagacggacacatgagtgtccacacaggacagaaaccttttgcttgtgagctctgtggacaaagatttagtgtaaagtcaagtGTAGACAGACAcaggagtgtccacacaggacagaagccttttgcttgtgagctctgtggacaaagatttagtcaaaagacacatttaatccgtcacatgaaagtccacacaggacagaagccttttgcttgtgagctctgtggacaaagatttacccaaaagggaaatttagacacacacatgagagtccatacaggacagaagtcttttgcttgtgagctctgtggacaaagatttagtttaAAGTCAAGTTTAGACAGACAcacgagtgtccacacaggacagaagccttttgcttgtgagctctgtggacaaagatttagtgtaaagtcaagtTTAGACAGACAcacgagtgtccacacaggacagaagccttttgcttgtgagctctgtggacaaagatttagtcgaaAGACCCGTTTAAtctgtcacatgagagtccacacaggacagaagccttttgcttgtgagctctgtggacaaagatttacccaaaagggaaatttagacacacacatgagagtccatacaggacagaagtcttttgcttgtgagctctgtggacaaagatttagtttaAAGTCAAGTTTAGACAGACAcacgagtgtccacacaggacagaagccttttgcttgtgagctctgtggacaaagatttagtgtaaagtcaagtTTAGACAGACAcacgagtgtccacacaggacagaagccttttgcttgtgagctctgtggacaaagatttagtcgaaAGACCCGTTTAAtctgtcacatgagagtccacacaggacagaagccttttgcttgtgagctctgtggacaaagatttacccaaaagggaaATTTAGACAGACAcacgagtgtccacacaggacagaagccttttgcttgtgagctctgtggacaaagatttagtcgaaagacacatttaatctgtcacatgagagtccacacaggacagaagccttttgcttgtgagctctgtggacaaagatttacccaaaagtcaaGTTTAGACACTcacattagagtccacacaggacagaagccttttgcttgtgagctctgtggacaaagatttagtcataagacaagtttaaactttcacatgagagtccacacaggacagaattaA